From Jiangella mangrovi:
ACGGTGACGCCGGCGGTGTGGGTGGCTACCGCCAGCGCCGGCAGTGCGGCCGCCCGTTCGCGGCCGCCGGCGCCGAGCAGCACGTCCAGCCCGCGCGCGGCCGCCATGACGACGGGGCCCGCGGGCGTCGGCTTGGCCAGCAGGTCGTATGTCCACACCGTCGCCGCCAGTGGGACCGCGACCCGCAGCGCCCGCCGTCCGCCGGCGACCGCCGCCAGCCCGAGGCCGGCCGCCGTCAGCCCGGCCGCGAGACCCAGCGCCTCGGACGGCGTGACCCGGCCGGACGGGATGGGCCGCTCCGGCCGCTCCTGCTTGTCCAGGTCGCGGTCGGCGTAGTCGTTGAGGGCCATGCCGGCCCAGTAGAGGCAGGCCGAGGCGAGCGGCGCGACCGCGGTCCGGGCCCCGTACGGGAACCCGGCCGCGGCCGCGCCGGCCAGCGAGTCGCCCGGCACGGTGAGCGCCGCGGGCGCCCGTACCAGTTCGACGACGTCGCGGAACCTCATAGGGAGCCCTGGCCCGCCCGAGCGCACCAGTCCGCCAGCGCCGCCCACTGCGCGCTCAGCGCGTGCACGTCGCTGCCGGCGGGGTCCTTGAAGAAGAACCCGAACTCCTCGACCGGCCCGGCGGCGCCCAGCTCGTGCGCCCGCGCGACCAGCCGGACGAGATCCAGGACCAGCGGCGCGGCCAGCGAGGAGTCGCAGCCGGACCAGGTGAACTGCATGGTCATGCGGGTGCCGAGGAAGCCCTCGAAGGACACCAGGTCCCAGGCGGTCTTCCAGTCGCCCAGGTCGGGCACGTAGTCGATGTGCAGCGGCCCGTCGACCGGGTGGCCGAGGATCGACTCGAGGCCGTTGGCCTTCGTGGCGATCTTGCTGGCCGCGTTGGTCGGGTCGGCGAGCGTCTGCCCGTCGCCGCCGCCCAGCAGGTTGACCGACGACCACGAGCGCACCTTCAGGGCGCGCATCGCGAACATCGGCCCGAGCACGGTCTTGACCAGCGTCTCGCCGGTCTTGGCGTCGGACCCGGCCCACGGCACACCGTTGTCCAGCGCCAGCGCGAGCAGCGCCGGGACGCGTGGCCCCGGGCTCGGGGTGAACGCGACGTACGGGCAGCCGGCCCTGAACGCCGCGTACGCGTAGAGCGAGCTGCCGGGCAGCGGCGCCTCGCCCGCGTCCAGGGCGGCTTCCAGCGCCTCGAGCGTCGCCAGCGCCGGCTCGTCGCCGCCGACCGGCGGCTCGGTGCTGGAGACGTCGACGACGACCACGCGGTCCAGGCCGTGCTCGTCACGGAACGCCCGCAGCTCGGCCTCGACCCGGTCCGCCGCCGCGCGCTGTGTGCCGTGCCCGGCGACGACGCCCGGCCGGATCCGCTCGTCGGCCGCGGCGAGGTCGCCGGCCAGGACGGTGGCCAGCGCGGGCGGGAAGACCCCGCCCGCGCTCAGCTCCTCGGCCCGCTTGCCCAGCGTGCCCTCGGCGACCTCGTGGCCGCCGATGACGACGCCGTCGAGCGACGCGAGCCCGGCCGCCGCGACCTCCGGCAGCTCCGACACCATGCCGGTGTGCCCGGCCAGCCGGGACCGGATGGCCAGCAGCCCCACGGTGGTCGTGGTGGCCACGGAGCCACGGGCCCCGACGAACCAGATGCCGACCCCGCTCATGCCAGGACCCCCTCGACCCGAGCGGCCGAAGCCGCAGGGGTGGCGCCCCGGTGCCGGCGCGGAGCGCGTCGCTCCGGCACCGGGGCCGGGAACCGGCTGCTGCCGGCTCCCCGTCGACCACGAGAGCCCGGCCCGACGATCCGGGGCAGGGCCGAGGTGCCCTGGTCGCGGGTTCCGTTCCGGCGCGGTGCGCCGGGCGGCAGGTGAACTCTCATGGTGACGTCTCCTCTTTCAGGGGGTGGGGAGGACGGTGACTACTCGGTGGCGGGCAACTCCTTGCCCTCTGTACGGACGGGATCGCCGTCGAGACGTCCCGTTCCGGCCAGATCTTCACCGCCATTGGCCCGGACGCCCGCGGCCGCCTGCCGTGGGGTGCCGCCGAGCCGGATGATCATCGCGTCGGCGTCGCGCAGCAGGGTGTTCTTGACCCCCGCGTCGGTCACCTTGGCGTTGACGGTGCTCTTGAACGACTCCAGCGCGATCACGGCCCGGTCCTCGCGGCCCATGCCCTCCTGGCGGCGGGCGGTGGCCAGCGACTTCTGCAGGTCCTTGGCCACCTGCGACGTGATCGTGCCGGCCGTCTGGAACTGGGTGATCAGGCTCTCCATGTCGGCGAACGACGTGGTGGAGAAGAACACCACTTCCTGGACGGTGCTGTTGCCGGCCGAGTCGGTCGCCTCGACGACCAGCTCGTGCAGGCCCAGCGGGATGGCGTGCAGCCGGACCACGGCACCGGACTGGATGGCCGCGCCGTCGAGCGTCCCGGTGACGGTCACCGGTCCGTTGTCGGTCGCCGTCCAGGTGACGGTCAGGTTCTGGCTGTCGCCGTAGAGCTGGCCGTGCGCGATGCCGCTGACCACCAGGACCGGCGCGGACCCGTCGACGGTCACGGTGACCGCCTTGGTATCCTCGACGTTGCCCGCGGCGTCGGTCGAGCGGTACAGCAGCTCGTGCTCGCCGTCGCCGCTGACCGTGACCGGCCCGTCGTACGCGGTCCAGTCGCCGCCGTCGAGCGCCCACTCGGTGACCTCGACGCCGGAGGTGGCGTCGGTGGCCGCGAGCGTGACGTCCACGGAGCTGCCGGCGCCGTCGCCGAGGGTGGCGGTGGTGACCGGCGGGGTGGCGTCCTTCTTCACGGTGGCCGCGACGGGCTCGGAGACGTTGCCGTCCCCGTCGGTGCCGCGGAACTCCAGGGCGTGCTCGCCGTCGGCGTCGACCACGACCGCGCCGGTGTACGGCGTCCAGTCGCCGCCGCCGATGCGGTACTCGAGCGCCACCTCGCCGCCGCCGTCGTCGGTCCCGACCGCCGCAACCGAGACCGGGCCGGTCCACCAGCCGTTCTGGCCGGTCGGCTCGGCCGGGTCGAGGGTGACCTCGACCGTCGGCGCCGTCTCGTCGACGAGCTCCTGGATGCGGATGTTGCGGAAGTAGTTCTGGTCCGCCGCACCGTGGTTCTGGATGCCGATGTAGCTGGGCTGGCTCATCCGGTTCGGGTCGGTGTCGGTGTAGTCGTTGATCAGCTCACCGTTGAGGTACACCCGGATCCGGTCGCCCTGGACCACGATCTCGTACTCGTTCCACTCGCCCGGCGGGTTCAGCGCCGCGTCGCGAGCGGCCTGGTCGGCGCCCTGGAACGCGTAGATCGCACCGGTGGTGCGGTCGGCAGCGTCCGTGGCGTCGATCTGGATCTCGTGGCCCTGGTTGACGGCGACCCACGGGTCGTCGCCCGGGTCCGGGAACCCGACGAAGACGCCGGAGTTGTCGTCGCCCGGCATCATCCAGTCCAGCTTGAGGCTGTAGTCCTCGTAGGCGTCGGCCGAGTACCAGTACAGGCCCATGCCACCCTCGGACAGCAGCGTGCAGTCCTCGGTCAGCGTGAACCCGCCGGGACCGGCCATCTCCCAGCCGTCGAGGCTGCCCTCGGTGCCGTCGAAGAGGCTGGTGTAGCCCTCCTCGGGCGCCGTCGGCTCGCACACCTCCTGGCCGCCGGTGACGCGGAAGTACTCGTACGTCACGGTCTGCGGCTGCGACTGCGAGGTGCCGATGGCGAACAGGCCGACCTTCACGTCGCCGGACGACAGCGCCGTGTTGGTGACCGCCTCGCCCAGCTCGGTCCAGGTCTGGCCGTCGGCGCTGTAGGCGCCGGTGTAGGTGTCGCCAGACCGGGACAGCCGCAGGTGCCACACGCCCTGGGTGAGCCCCGTGACCTGGGGCTGCGGGTCCTGGATGACGGCGTCGACCTCGCTGCGCAGCTCGATGCGGCGCGCCACCGGCTGACCGGCGGGGTTGTCGACCACGAAGTCGAACTTGACGTAGTTGTCGTCGTCGCCGTGGACGATCAGGCCGCCCTGCTGGTACTGCTCGACCAGCGCGGACGCGTCGACCTGCGTCTCGATCGTCCACTCGTCGCCCGCGGGCGCCGGCTGGAGCATGAAGTTCCCCGGCAGCGGGTTGGTGTTGCCGGTGTAGATGTCGCCGTTCGGCGTGTCGATCTCGAGCTTGCCGTTCGCGAGCCGGTAGCCCGCTTCGTCGGGCCGCAGCACGGTCCAGCGGCAGCCGTCCAGGACGCTGCCGGCGAACTCGTCGTTCGGCTCCGGTGCGGTGGCGGTGTCGTCGGGCGTGATGTGGAACGAGTCGAACTGCACCTCGGTGACCGGCTGACCGGTGCCGGCCAGAGCGACCAGGCCGATCTTCGGGTTCTCGATGCCGGCCAGGCTCTTCGTCTGCGGCATCTCGGTGAAGTTCACGCCGTCGGCGCTGTACGCGGCGCGCAGGTTGCTGCCGTCGCTGATGTAGCGCACCCAGACAGTGTCGGGGTAGGCCGCGCCCAGGTTGGCGGTGTTGCTTTCGCCGACCTCGTTGGGCGCCCCGTTCTCCTCGCGGATGAACTGGAAGATGCGCGCGGCCGGGTTGGTGGTGCCGGTGTCGCGGCCCTCGAGCACCATCTTGGCGTAGTTGTCGTCGTCGCCGTAGATGATCAGGCCGGCCTGCTGGTAGGCCCGGTAGGCCTGCATGGTCAGCTTCGCGGTCGCCGTGAACGGCCCGTCCGGCAGGTCCTGCAGGACGATGTTCGGCGTGTCGGTGTTGTTGGTGCCGTAGATGTCGGTGCTCGTGGTCGGCAGCACCAGGTGACCGTCCTCGATCACGAGGTCCTGGTTCTCACGGACCACCGTCGTCCAGCGGTCGCGGTTCAGCGACGTGCCGTCGAACCCGTCGGAGCGCCCGTTCAGGCAGACCGGCGGCTCCGAGACGTCCGGCTCGACCTCGATGGTGACGTGCTCGGTCGCCGCGGCGCCGCGAGCGTCGGTCACCGTCACGGAGGCGTCGTAGGTGCCCGCCTCGGTGTAGATGTGCGTCGCGTTCGCGGTGGTCGCCGAGCCGCCGTCGCCGAAGACCCACGCGTACGTGAGCGGGTCGTCGCCCTCGGGGTCGGTGGCGCTGGTCTCG
This genomic window contains:
- a CDS encoding SCO3242 family prenyltransferase, encoding MRFRDVVELVRAPAALTVPGDSLAGAAAAGFPYGARTAVAPLASACLYWAGMALNDYADRDLDKQERPERPIPSGRVTPSEALGLAAGLTAAGLGLAAVAGGRRALRVAVPLAATVWTYDLLAKPTPAGPVVMAAARGLDVLLGAGGRERAAALPALAVATHTAGVTVLSRGEVHGGSASSARVALGATATAAAAALPAVRPALSAPLDRSARWSSAVTSDSKAPTRVRGLLSLPTADLQRGNRRRLPAGLPARGLAATGFAAVYAATVGRAQLGAAQNPDAATVRSATGVGVRGVIPLQSALLARSGAVALAAAVVGIGPAVRALSKVVSPT
- a CDS encoding inositol-3-phosphate synthase gives rise to the protein MSGVGIWFVGARGSVATTTTVGLLAIRSRLAGHTGMVSELPEVAAAGLASLDGVVIGGHEVAEGTLGKRAEELSAGGVFPPALATVLAGDLAAADERIRPGVVAGHGTQRAAADRVEAELRAFRDEHGLDRVVVVDVSSTEPPVGGDEPALATLEALEAALDAGEAPLPGSSLYAYAAFRAGCPYVAFTPSPGPRVPALLALALDNGVPWAGSDAKTGETLVKTVLGPMFAMRALKVRSWSSVNLLGGGDGQTLADPTNAASKIATKANGLESILGHPVDGPLHIDYVPDLGDWKTAWDLVSFEGFLGTRMTMQFTWSGCDSSLAAPLVLDLVRLVARAHELGAAGPVEEFGFFFKDPAGSDVHALSAQWAALADWCARAGQGSL
- a CDS encoding ThuA domain-containing protein, yielding MAPPAAAHPGHGGYSVLVFSKTAGFRHDSIPAGIAAIQQLGTQHEFDVTATEDSAAFTDENLAQYDAVIWLSTTGDVLNADQQAAFERYIQNGGGYAGIHSASDTEYSWPWYGGLVGAYFASHPQNQTATVKVEDPAHPSTQHLDPLWSRFDEWYNYQDNPRGDVHVLTSLDEKSYSPGNGAMGADHPITWCQDYDGGRSWYTGLGHTQESYSEPAFLQMLLGGIETAAGVTPADCAASKPDSFEKVTLDDTTSNPMELAVADDGRVFYIDRNGAVRLVRPDGSATTVGTLSVYTGQEFGLMGIALDPDFTTNGWIYLTYAPTGSAAIDRVARFTLTGETLDLASETVILEYPTNRVECCHAGGALEFDTDGNLYLTTGDNTNPFASSGYAPIDERPGRELWDAQRTSANTNSLSGKVLRITPLDAGGYSIPAGNLFPPGTAQTRPEIFAMGFRNPFRIGLDPATNKLMVADYGPDAGSANPSRGPDGRVEWNIVDQPGFYGWPYCVGNNTPYIDFDFATNASGAAFDCGAPVNNSPNNTGLTQLPAAIEAEVWYGYQTNPLYPEIGGGGAPMAGGVYRYDPDLVSERKWPAYWDGKAIFGEWNQGNLYSFQLNDAGTNVTDINAVFPDWAILRPHALQWGPDGALYMIEWGGGFGGNNTDSGVYRIDYVQGTRAPVARIDASATSGPLPLEVDFDGTASIDPEGGPITYAWDFDGDGTVDSTEPEASYTYTTAGDYTVALTVTDGDGLQDVANVEIAAGNTAPDVQVAWPPNGGFFDFGDTIRYEVGATDAEDGQAECPRIVTQPALGHDEHSHEYAEYFGCEGVFPLPGDEGHVGANIFGTVTVTYTDDGAPNVSPLTGQEVLILQPKRREAEHFDLTGRLSGSTSGGDPGVQRETTGDVLGGSQNIGFIEPGDWWAWDPMNLTNIDSITLRAATPTGASTVEVRTGSPDGPTVATITVQPTGDWQVYDYFSADVSGETADDSGPLYFVNISGQLNVNWIDFNGQGVTDNQRPDVEVTATPTSGTVPLEVDFETSATDPEGDDPLTYAWVFGDGGSATTANATHIYTEAGTYDASVTVTDARGAAATEHVTIEVEPDVSEPPVCLNGRSDGFDGTSLNRDRWTTVVRENQDLVIEDGHLVLPTTSTDIYGTNNTDTPNIVLQDLPDGPFTATAKLTMQAYRAYQQAGLIIYGDDDNYAKMVLEGRDTGTTNPAARIFQFIREENGAPNEVGESNTANLGAAYPDTVWVRYISDGSNLRAAYSADGVNFTEMPQTKSLAGIENPKIGLVALAGTGQPVTEVQFDSFHITPDDTATAPEPNDEFAGSVLDGCRWTVLRPDEAGYRLANGKLEIDTPNGDIYTGNTNPLPGNFMLQPAPAGDEWTIETQVDASALVEQYQQGGLIVHGDDDNYVKFDFVVDNPAGQPVARRIELRSEVDAVIQDPQPQVTGLTQGVWHLRLSRSGDTYTGAYSADGQTWTELGEAVTNTALSSGDVKVGLFAIGTSQSQPQTVTYEYFRVTGGQEVCEPTAPEEGYTSLFDGTEGSLDGWEMAGPGGFTLTEDCTLLSEGGMGLYWYSADAYEDYSLKLDWMMPGDDNSGVFVGFPDPGDDPWVAVNQGHEIQIDATDAADRTTGAIYAFQGADQAARDAALNPPGEWNEYEIVVQGDRIRVYLNGELINDYTDTDPNRMSQPSYIGIQNHGAADQNYFRNIRIQELVDETAPTVEVTLDPAEPTGQNGWWTGPVSVAAVGTDDGGGEVALEYRIGGGDWTPYTGAVVVDADGEHALEFRGTDGDGNVSEPVAATVKKDATPPVTTATLGDGAGSSVDVTLAATDATSGVEVTEWALDGGDWTAYDGPVTVSGDGEHELLYRSTDAAGNVEDTKAVTVTVDGSAPVLVVSGIAHGQLYGDSQNLTVTWTATDNGPVTVTGTLDGAAIQSGAVVRLHAIPLGLHELVVEATDSAGNSTVQEVVFFSTTSFADMESLITQFQTAGTITSQVAKDLQKSLATARRQEGMGREDRAVIALESFKSTVNAKVTDAGVKNTLLRDADAMIIRLGGTPRQAAAGVRANGGEDLAGTGRLDGDPVRTEGKELPATE